A DNA window from Paenibacillus andongensis contains the following coding sequences:
- a CDS encoding aminotransferase class I/II-fold pyridoxal phosphate-dependent enzyme, with product MKITGSKRLSQLGSAIFSEVADWKREVMNQGVDVIDLGIGSPDLPPSDRIIEAITEAVRNPVHYGYPTSEGSLAFREAVARWYSYRFGVELSPESEILTLMGSQDGLAHLALSLCDPGDIAIVPDPGYPIYSASLVLAGVAPYLLPLRAEHNFLPQLEDIPVDVAAKAKFILLNYPSNPLSAVADRAFFEHLITYAKKHDLLVVHDLAYSEMAFDGYRPISILEIEGAKEVAVEFHSLSKSFNMAGCRIAFLTGNTGAVNALKTLKSNIDYGVFSAIQAAGIAALEEDMAHNHSVAHVYERRRNVFISALAEAGWIIPPPKATMFIWAPIPKGWTSRQISREMLYHAGVVVIPGDAFGAEGEGFVRIALVQEEGRLLEAAKRIGDWLRTLE from the coding sequence ATGAAAATTACAGGCTCAAAGAGACTTAGTCAACTAGGATCGGCTATCTTTTCAGAAGTAGCAGATTGGAAGAGAGAGGTTATGAACCAAGGGGTAGACGTCATAGATTTAGGAATAGGAAGTCCTGATCTACCTCCTTCTGATCGAATTATTGAAGCGATTACAGAAGCCGTTCGTAACCCAGTGCATTACGGTTATCCAACCTCTGAAGGAAGTTTGGCGTTTCGAGAAGCAGTAGCCAGATGGTACAGCTATCGATTCGGTGTGGAGCTGAGTCCGGAAAGTGAAATATTGACTCTGATGGGCTCACAAGATGGTCTTGCTCACTTAGCGCTTTCACTCTGTGATCCTGGGGATATTGCCATTGTCCCTGATCCAGGTTACCCCATATATTCGGCAAGTCTCGTGCTAGCGGGAGTCGCACCTTACTTGCTGCCGCTGCGCGCAGAACACAACTTTTTACCCCAATTAGAGGACATTCCAGTAGACGTGGCTGCTAAGGCGAAATTCATCCTGCTTAACTATCCAAGCAATCCATTGTCTGCTGTTGCAGATCGCGCTTTCTTTGAGCATTTGATTACCTATGCCAAGAAGCATGACTTGCTTGTCGTACACGATCTTGCCTACTCCGAAATGGCTTTTGACGGCTATCGGCCTATCAGCATTTTGGAGATAGAAGGCGCTAAGGAGGTTGCTGTCGAGTTTCATTCACTGTCAAAAAGTTTTAATATGGCAGGTTGTCGAATTGCTTTCCTAACTGGAAACACAGGCGCCGTGAATGCTCTTAAAACGCTGAAATCCAATATCGATTACGGTGTGTTCAGTGCCATTCAAGCGGCTGGAATTGCAGCATTAGAGGAAGACATGGCGCATAATCACTCCGTTGCCCATGTGTATGAAAGAAGACGAAATGTTTTTATCTCGGCGCTAGCGGAAGCGGGTTGGATCATACCACCACCCAAGGCAACAATGTTTATATGGGCTCCAATTCCAAAAGGATGGACATCTCGACAAATTTCCCGGGAAATGTTATATCATGCCGGTGTTGTCGTTATTCCTGGAGACGCTTTCGGGGCCGAGGGAGAAGGCTTTGTACGAATTGCATTGGTACAAGAAGAGGGTCGATTACTTGAGGCGGCAAAGCGCATAGGAGATTGGCTTCGTACATTAGAATGA
- a CDS encoding site-2 protease family protein, whose translation MEEKKNPAGKKSPLAIGGFIAVLLSQGKLLLGLLKFGKVGGAIISMFITIWAYAYLAPLPFAIGIVLMILIHELGHVFAAKLKGLPVSAPVFIPFLGALITMKKNPTDAATEAFIGIGGPILGTIGGVAAFGLGVYIDSPVIVSVAYAAFYLNLINLLPIHPLDGGRISTAVTRWLWILGLIGGLVFIYYINSRVSQFIFFIIWAMFAWDLYKKYVKYRNREELLSVSTRFDFRADHLLQQGYIIPGENHTRDLEFTTYSDLQGPGESRQTIVLYWQGIGFEGHALLPQQSIIKRVQLTKVERMQKENGFYLGLQVKVDYTPLGIQELYYEVPAKTRWKFGIAYLALVLFLLYMIRLVHQVGIIG comes from the coding sequence TTGGAAGAGAAGAAGAATCCAGCAGGTAAAAAGTCACCACTAGCCATTGGTGGTTTCATAGCTGTTCTATTATCCCAAGGGAAGCTGCTCTTAGGCTTACTAAAGTTTGGTAAAGTTGGCGGAGCCATCATCTCGATGTTCATTACCATTTGGGCCTATGCCTATCTCGCTCCGCTGCCCTTTGCAATAGGCATTGTTCTGATGATTCTCATACATGAACTCGGTCATGTTTTCGCTGCCAAGCTAAAGGGGCTTCCCGTTTCAGCGCCCGTATTTATTCCTTTTCTTGGAGCACTGATTACAATGAAAAAGAATCCTACCGATGCTGCAACAGAAGCGTTTATTGGCATAGGGGGACCTATTCTTGGGACCATTGGTGGTGTTGCCGCTTTTGGTTTGGGTGTATACATCGATTCTCCTGTCATTGTTTCGGTTGCCTACGCCGCATTCTATTTAAATTTAATTAATTTACTCCCAATTCATCCTTTAGATGGTGGGCGTATTTCTACAGCAGTAACTCGTTGGTTATGGATTCTTGGTTTAATCGGCGGTTTGGTATTTATTTACTATATCAATAGTCGTGTAAGTCAATTTATTTTCTTTATCATATGGGCCATGTTTGCTTGGGATTTGTACAAAAAATACGTGAAATACAGAAATCGAGAAGAGCTTCTTTCGGTGTCCACTCGTTTCGATTTTAGAGCTGATCATCTGCTCCAGCAGGGATATATCATTCCAGGTGAAAATCACACACGAGATCTAGAATTTACGACTTACTCGGATTTACAAGGCCCTGGAGAGAGTAGACAAACCATTGTGTTGTACTGGCAAGGGATCGGGTTCGAGGGTCATGCTTTATTGCCTCAGCAATCCATCATCAAAAGAGTTCAGTTAACCAAAGTGGAACGAATGCAGAAAGAGAATGGTTTTTATTTAGGGCTGCAAGTAAAAGTGGACTATACACCTCTAGGGATACAGGAGCTTTACTATGAAGTCCCTGCGAAAACACGATGGAAATTCGGAATCGCTTATCTGGCGCTCGTTTTGTTTTTGCTTTATATGATAAGACTTGTTCATCAAGTTGGCATTATCGGCTAA
- a CDS encoding arsenate reductase family protein, which produces MGVKVFCYDKCGTCRSALKWLKEHHVDITENVPLFETPPSAKELAKLLRDSGLEIKKFFNTSGEVYKEMSLKDKLPSMSQEQMLELLASNGRLIKRPIVTDGHKVTVGFKEAEYDEVWAKG; this is translated from the coding sequence ATGGGAGTAAAAGTATTTTGTTACGATAAATGCGGGACATGCCGTAGTGCCTTAAAGTGGCTGAAAGAGCATCATGTAGATATTACAGAAAATGTCCCTTTATTCGAAACGCCGCCCTCTGCCAAGGAATTGGCTAAGCTGCTTCGTGATAGCGGTCTGGAAATCAAAAAGTTTTTTAATACTTCCGGAGAAGTATATAAAGAGATGAGTCTGAAAGACAAACTGCCCAGCATGTCGCAAGAACAAATGCTCGAATTGCTCGCTTCGAACGGCAGGTTGATTAAGCGTCCGATCGTAACCGATGGTCATAAAGTAACAGTCGGCTTCAAGGAAGCAGAGTATGACGAAGTATGGGCGAAGGGGTGA
- a CDS encoding RluA family pseudouridine synthase produces the protein MSYYEPLVYIVPPEEEGFILKTVLQKRLMVSRKLLSRIKLTEQGITVNGVRQYINIKVKAGDRVEIRMEEEQSEDILPQDLPLHILHEDEHLLILAKDAGIIVHPTHGHYLNTIANGVVYHWQQAGITCRFRPVHRLDQETSGVLAIAKTPYVHQQISEQMIQHQVKKEYLAFVWGVVTAKSGTINEPIDRDPEQPHVRIVTADGYSAVTHYEVVEQFAHAALVRIWLETGRTHQIRVHMRHLGHPLLGDKMYTLPEFEQSLSAVEASRRLGRQALHAYKLGFVHPGTREWTEFHAPLPADLTILQSWLHESN, from the coding sequence ATGAGTTATTATGAACCGTTAGTATATATCGTACCGCCGGAGGAAGAGGGCTTCATTCTAAAGACGGTGCTGCAAAAAAGATTGATGGTCTCTCGCAAATTGCTATCCCGCATTAAGTTGACCGAGCAGGGCATAACGGTGAATGGGGTTAGACAATACATCAATATTAAAGTAAAGGCTGGCGATCGTGTAGAGATTCGTATGGAAGAAGAGCAATCCGAGGATATCTTGCCTCAGGATCTTCCTCTGCACATTCTGCATGAAGATGAGCATCTGTTGATACTAGCCAAAGATGCCGGTATCATCGTACATCCGACGCATGGACATTATTTGAACACGATCGCCAATGGCGTTGTGTATCACTGGCAGCAAGCGGGCATTACGTGCCGTTTCCGCCCTGTGCATAGGCTTGACCAAGAAACGTCAGGTGTATTGGCTATAGCAAAGACGCCCTATGTGCACCAGCAAATATCGGAGCAGATGATTCAACATCAGGTGAAAAAAGAGTACCTAGCCTTTGTGTGGGGCGTCGTCACAGCGAAAAGCGGAACGATCAATGAACCCATTGATCGGGATCCTGAACAGCCGCATGTTCGTATCGTTACCGCTGACGGCTATTCGGCCGTAACTCATTATGAGGTCGTGGAACAATTTGCGCATGCCGCTTTAGTTCGGATCTGGCTTGAAACCGGACGAACACATCAAATTCGCGTGCACATGCGCCATTTGGGACATCCGCTGCTCGGAGATAAGATGTATACACTTCCAGAGTTTGAGCAGAGTTTATCAGCAGTTGAAGCAAGTAGAAGACTGGGTCGTCAGGCTCTTCATGCTTATAAACTGGGATTTGTCCATCCGGGAACAAGGGAATGGACGGAGTTTCATGCTCCTCTGCCTGCGGATTTAACTATTTTGCAATCATGGCTGCACGAAAGTAACTAA
- a CDS encoding cob(I)yrinic acid a,c-diamide adenosyltransferase, whose protein sequence is MKIYTRTGDAGQTGVIGGRVDKDDDRVEAYGTTDELNCYVGQAMSFMDPKKYPDLLPDLLQVQHELFDCGSDLALLKQELRPYKVTAEMVDMLETWIDKYDAETPDITRFILPGGGTVSSTLHVCRTVCRRAERRVVTLARTQEINPEVRRYLNRLSDLFFTIARTANHREGITDVEYVRSAEVFRRKS, encoded by the coding sequence ATGAAAATTTATACTCGAACTGGTGATGCGGGGCAGACAGGCGTAATCGGTGGCCGTGTGGATAAAGACGATGATCGTGTTGAGGCTTACGGCACAACAGATGAACTGAATTGTTATGTGGGTCAAGCGATGAGTTTTATGGATCCTAAGAAGTATCCTGATTTACTCCCGGATTTGCTGCAGGTGCAACATGAATTGTTTGATTGCGGTTCAGACCTTGCTCTCTTGAAGCAAGAGCTGCGTCCATATAAAGTAACAGCCGAAATGGTCGATATGCTGGAGACTTGGATTGATAAATACGATGCGGAAACTCCGGATATTACACGATTCATTTTGCCGGGCGGCGGTACCGTTTCATCCACACTTCATGTTTGCCGTACCGTATGCCGTAGAGCTGAACGCCGGGTGGTAACGCTAGCTAGAACACAGGAAATCAATCCGGAAGTCCGCAGATACTTGAACCGGCTTTCCGATTTATTCTTCACCATTGCCCGCACTGCGAATCACCGTGAAGGGATTACGGATGTGGAATATGTGCGAAGCGCTGAGGTGTTTAGACGTAAATCATGA
- a CDS encoding cobyric acid synthase, translating to MTNKTMQAATLMVQGTASDVGKSILTAALCRILVQDGWQTAPFKSQNMSLNSYVTFDGKEIGRAQGVQADACRILATTDMNPILLKPKQDMVAQVVVHGKPYSDLDARTYRETYLPQAEVIVKEALSRLRSQYDVVVLEGAGSPAEVNLKDRDIVNMRLAGWAEAPVLLVADIDRGGVFASIVGTLEILTPVERDRVKGFIINKFRGDVSLLKPGLDWLEERTGKPVLGVIPYLPQLGIEDEDSASLDSKRMQSKRNESSQEKQADQLDIAVIRLPRLSNFTDFDPLQEEKDVHFRYITHLSEWGEPDVVLLPGSKNTMDDLRHLNESGLAERVKVFAQNENGWVAGICAGYQMLGAKLLDPNGYESDHPELEGLGLLPTETVFTSEKRTVQVQGSSTLFAENGTEIVIDGYEIHMGRTRYLQEMVTPFQIKSLSSDNDLHGDGAAADHGRVWGTYLHGILHNDDFRRAWLNRIRNHKGLSRIEGGLRFKERREAAFDRLADHVRSHLDMQRVYEMMELSKPWNREDV from the coding sequence ATGACGAATAAGACGATGCAAGCTGCAACACTGATGGTCCAGGGCACTGCTTCCGACGTGGGGAAAAGCATTCTAACGGCTGCACTATGCCGCATTCTCGTTCAAGACGGCTGGCAAACGGCGCCATTTAAGTCGCAAAATATGTCCCTTAATTCTTATGTTACTTTTGATGGTAAAGAGATTGGTCGAGCACAAGGTGTGCAGGCGGATGCCTGCCGTATTTTAGCCACAACAGATATGAATCCGATTCTGCTAAAGCCGAAGCAAGACATGGTTGCTCAGGTTGTTGTACATGGGAAGCCATACTCGGATTTAGATGCAAGGACGTATAGAGAGACCTATTTGCCGCAGGCTGAAGTGATTGTGAAGGAAGCATTAAGTCGGCTGCGCAGTCAATATGATGTCGTGGTGCTAGAGGGGGCGGGAAGTCCGGCTGAGGTTAATTTGAAGGACCGCGATATTGTAAATATGCGGCTTGCAGGTTGGGCAGAGGCTCCTGTGCTTCTCGTTGCTGATATTGATCGTGGAGGCGTCTTTGCTTCAATCGTAGGCACTTTGGAAATCTTGACACCTGTGGAAAGGGATCGGGTTAAAGGTTTTATTATTAATAAGTTTCGTGGAGATGTTAGTCTTCTGAAACCGGGCTTGGATTGGCTGGAAGAGAGGACGGGGAAACCTGTTCTTGGGGTCATTCCTTATCTGCCGCAGTTAGGCATTGAGGATGAGGACTCAGCTTCACTAGATTCCAAACGCATGCAGAGTAAACGGAATGAGAGCTCTCAAGAGAAACAGGCTGATCAGCTGGATATCGCGGTCATTCGCTTGCCACGCCTCTCTAATTTTACGGATTTCGATCCTCTGCAAGAGGAGAAAGATGTCCATTTCCGCTATATTACACACCTTTCCGAGTGGGGGGAACCGGATGTCGTATTGTTACCAGGCAGCAAGAATACGATGGACGATTTACGGCATTTGAACGAATCTGGTCTGGCAGAACGAGTGAAGGTTTTCGCGCAAAACGAGAATGGTTGGGTCGCAGGTATTTGTGCAGGCTATCAGATGCTGGGCGCCAAGCTGCTTGATCCAAACGGCTACGAATCCGATCATCCTGAGCTAGAGGGACTAGGGCTTTTACCAACGGAGACGGTATTTACTTCCGAAAAACGAACCGTTCAAGTTCAGGGAAGCAGTACTCTTTTTGCTGAAAATGGCACTGAGATTGTTATTGATGGCTATGAAATCCACATGGGGCGTACGCGTTATTTGCAAGAAATGGTAACCCCATTCCAGATTAAGTCTCTCAGCTCTGACAACGATCTGCACGGAGACGGAGCAGCTGCGGATCATGGGCGTGTTTGGGGGACGTATTTACACGGGATATTGCATAATGATGACTTCCGCAGAGCCTGGTTAAATCGTATTCGCAATCATAAAGGATTATCCCGAATTGAGGGTGGCCTTCGGTTCAAAGAACGCAGAGAAGCTGCTTTTGATAGGCTGGCTGACCATGTAAGAAGTCACTTGGATATGCAGCGTGTTTATGAGATGATGGAATTATCAAAGCCTTGGAATAGGGAGGATGTTTGA
- the cobD gene encoding threonine-phosphate decarboxylase CobD has protein sequence MLERYGHGGDLWTAEEAFGRPKEQFLDFSSNMNPLGPPSVVKHILRDGWRDMVKYPDPAVRELRNKLSLKYDIGVESILVGNGAAELIDLTARVLKPSVTGLARPSFSEYEEAVHKSGGGIYNIPLSPSYDFEMQKHDIEAAYSEVDLFFLGHPNNPTGKRVPRQVMDILIQDNRRLVLDEAFMDFVPNEQEHSLLKLASTSQQLVVIRSMTKFYSIPGIRLGFMVAHPDRIRQIQHLQVQWSVNYLAQCIGSAVLDDEHFEQSSRQWLEEEKPWLTQQLEQLGLEVVPSDVNFLLFSFPERMGIDVKMAQKHLGHQGILIRDASLFEGLNKRYCRVAIRLREDNERLIAGLSHMMADFMQNRGQADDE, from the coding sequence ATGCTAGAACGCTATGGGCATGGAGGCGACCTCTGGACGGCAGAAGAAGCCTTTGGCCGTCCGAAGGAGCAATTCTTGGATTTCAGCTCGAATATGAATCCGTTAGGTCCTCCTTCGGTCGTGAAGCATATTCTCAGAGACGGGTGGCGCGATATGGTCAAATATCCCGACCCCGCCGTGCGTGAGCTGAGAAATAAGCTATCCTTGAAATATGATATCGGAGTGGAAAGCATTCTGGTTGGCAACGGGGCAGCGGAGCTGATTGATCTGACAGCGCGAGTGTTAAAGCCCTCTGTGACCGGATTAGCGAGGCCTTCTTTTAGTGAATATGAGGAGGCGGTTCATAAATCAGGTGGCGGTATTTACAACATCCCTCTATCGCCATCGTACGATTTTGAAATGCAGAAGCATGATATTGAAGCCGCTTATTCGGAGGTGGACTTGTTCTTTCTAGGTCATCCGAATAATCCGACAGGGAAGCGGGTTCCTCGTCAGGTGATGGACATTCTTATCCAGGATAACAGAAGATTAGTGCTCGATGAGGCATTCATGGATTTTGTACCGAATGAGCAGGAACACTCTTTGCTCAAACTTGCTTCCACCAGTCAGCAGCTTGTCGTCATCCGCTCGATGACGAAATTTTATTCTATCCCGGGTATACGCTTAGGCTTTATGGTGGCTCACCCCGATAGGATTCGGCAAATTCAACATCTTCAGGTGCAGTGGAGCGTAAACTATTTAGCTCAGTGCATCGGATCAGCCGTGCTTGATGATGAGCACTTTGAGCAGTCCAGCCGGCAGTGGCTGGAGGAAGAGAAGCCATGGCTCACCCAACAGCTCGAGCAATTAGGTCTTGAGGTCGTACCTAGTGATGTGAATTTTTTGCTTTTTTCATTTCCTGAGCGGATGGGTATCGATGTGAAGATGGCCCAGAAGCATTTGGGGCATCAAGGGATTTTGATCCGAGATGCTTCCCTTTTTGAAGGCCTCAATAAACGCTATTGCCGGGTTGCAATTCGTCTTCGCGAAGACAATGAACGGTTAATAGCTGGGTTAAGTCACATGATGGCCGATTTCATGCAGAACCGGGGGCAAGCTGATGACGAATAA
- the cobS gene encoding adenosylcobinamide-GDP ribazoletransferase translates to MHTTRSVLLDWLRACIAAFQFLTRLPIPVQIDYTDRVFQRSVIFYPLAGFVIGLLLLLAGNGLSFVLPAMPAAVLLLGFWVVLTGGLHLDGLMDTADGILSHRPREQMLEIMKDSRVGAMGVIVCLLHLLLKFSLLYTLLDTGGMGGVCILLAIVPIWSRWFMVAAIHGWPYARRDSGLGSFFRGVTKWHVTMSSLVALFATTLLVVILSTWLADSSVTSFSFTKGLTIIFSFAIGTILTGWILATYISRKLGGLTGDTYGALNELLETLLLLGTTIFATSHM, encoded by the coding sequence GTGCATACTACTCGTTCTGTTTTACTAGATTGGCTGCGTGCTTGCATAGCAGCCTTTCAGTTTTTAACCCGTTTGCCCATTCCTGTGCAAATTGACTATACAGACCGAGTATTCCAAAGAAGCGTGATATTCTATCCGCTAGCGGGTTTTGTCATCGGTCTTCTTTTACTCCTTGCAGGCAATGGGTTAAGTTTCGTCCTGCCTGCGATGCCAGCAGCTGTTCTGCTGCTTGGGTTCTGGGTCGTCTTAACAGGGGGCCTGCATCTAGATGGGCTAATGGATACCGCTGATGGTATTCTTAGCCACAGACCCCGTGAGCAAATGCTAGAAATCATGAAAGACAGCCGCGTAGGCGCCATGGGTGTCATCGTATGTCTTCTCCATCTGCTTCTCAAATTTTCGCTACTGTACACCCTGCTTGATACTGGCGGAATGGGCGGTGTTTGCATCTTACTTGCCATCGTTCCCATCTGGAGTCGTTGGTTTATGGTTGCAGCTATACATGGCTGGCCCTATGCCCGGCGAGACTCAGGATTAGGGAGTTTTTTTCGCGGAGTTACCAAATGGCATGTGACTATGTCTAGCTTAGTAGCCCTCTTTGCAACTACGCTTTTAGTCGTAATACTTTCCACATGGCTAGCTGATTCTAGCGTTACATCTTTCTCCTTCACCAAAGGTTTAACTATTATTTTTAGCTTTGCTATAGGCACAATCTTAACAGGATGGATTTTGGCCACGTATATAAGCCGTAAATTAGGCGGTTTAACCGGAGATACATACGGTGCCTTGAACGAACTTCTCGAAACACTACTTTTGTTGGGCACTACCATTTTCGCAACTTCCCACATGTAG
- the cbiB gene encoding adenosylcobinamide-phosphate synthase CbiB, with amino-acid sequence MWIYSWQEIVSMTAAAIVLDWLIGDPKWPTHPVILIGRFIRWVEGKLHKGNETSVNSSGWLRAKGVLLTVSTVMLSFSVMLLLILAARSVHEWLGYLVSTWFISTTIAIKGLKDAAYLVYNPLRTGNLADARKYTGYIVGRDTDELGEEELTRAVVETVAENIVDAVIAPLFYALIGGAPLAMLYRASNTLDSMVGYRNDRYRHFGWASARWDDVMNWIPARLTGLLLILVALLQPGLSAKRAAAAIRRFAHLHPSPNSGIPESAVAGALGIELGGLNVYGGAASERARLGWPLRLRTQQDIVYAVRMLYGVSFVVMGGLLCILLVLFY; translated from the coding sequence ATGTGGATATATTCTTGGCAGGAAATCGTTAGTATGACGGCTGCTGCCATTGTGCTGGACTGGCTGATTGGTGATCCGAAGTGGCCGACACATCCGGTTATTCTCATCGGACGCTTCATTCGCTGGGTAGAAGGCAAGTTACATAAAGGAAATGAGACGTCAGTTAATTCGTCTGGATGGCTGCGAGCTAAGGGTGTACTGCTTACAGTTTCTACTGTAATGCTTAGCTTCAGCGTGATGCTGCTGCTCATCCTTGCTGCTCGGTCGGTACATGAGTGGCTCGGATACTTGGTCTCTACGTGGTTTATTTCCACAACGATTGCTATTAAAGGACTAAAAGATGCCGCTTATCTTGTCTACAATCCGCTGCGTACAGGGAATCTTGCAGATGCTCGCAAGTACACGGGCTACATCGTAGGCCGCGATACAGATGAGCTCGGCGAGGAAGAACTGACGCGCGCGGTCGTGGAAACCGTAGCGGAGAACATCGTCGACGCGGTCATCGCGCCCTTGTTCTATGCGCTGATCGGCGGAGCACCGCTCGCGATGCTGTACCGGGCATCGAATACACTGGATTCGATGGTCGGCTACCGAAATGACAGATACCGTCATTTCGGCTGGGCGTCGGCCCGCTGGGACGACGTTATGAACTGGATCCCGGCTCGGCTGACCGGCCTCCTGTTGATCCTCGTCGCCCTGCTGCAGCCGGGCCTCTCGGCGAAGCGCGCAGCGGCAGCGATTCGCCGCTTCGCGCACCTGCACCCCAGCCCGAATAGCGGAATTCCGGAGTCGGCGGTAGCCGGGGCACTCGGAATTGAGCTGGGCGGGCTGAACGTCTATGGCGGCGCTGCGAGTGAGCGCGCCCGCCTGGGCTGGCCGCTGCGTCTACGGACGCAGCAGGATATCGTCTACGCCGTGAGGATGCTTTACGGCGTCAGCTTTGTAGTGATGGGAGGATTGCTGTGCATACTACTCGTTCTGTTTTACTAG
- the cobU gene encoding bifunctional adenosylcobinamide kinase/adenosylcobinamide-phosphate guanylyltransferase: protein MAVLVTGGARSGKSSFAEKLAMHGSERGVYIATSHIYDEEMKERVELHQQIRLDSGYPWDTREEPFHLRELLLHLQESGEDAVVLVDCLTLWLSNWLLHHEGEADASTQVMKRIDELVEAVSSYSGHLILVTNEVGDGIVPEYPLGRRFRDLAGRMNQRLAEVCEQVFLVTVGIPMELKSRAYRLE, encoded by the coding sequence ATGGCGGTTTTGGTTACGGGCGGCGCGCGCAGCGGCAAGAGCTCTTTCGCGGAGAAGCTCGCCATGCATGGCAGCGAGCGAGGGGTTTATATTGCGACTTCCCACATCTACGATGAGGAAATGAAGGAGCGGGTTGAGCTGCACCAGCAGATAAGGCTTGACTCGGGGTATCCATGGGATACCCGGGAGGAGCCTTTCCATCTGCGCGAGCTGCTGCTTCACCTGCAGGAGAGCGGGGAAGATGCCGTGGTCTTGGTCGACTGTTTGACACTTTGGCTCTCCAACTGGTTGCTCCATCATGAGGGAGAGGCAGATGCTTCTACTCAGGTAATGAAACGCATAGATGAGCTTGTAGAAGCAGTGTCCTCCTACAGTGGACATCTCATCTTGGTTACGAATGAAGTGGGTGACGGCATTGTGCCGGAATATCCGCTTGGCCGCCGTTTTCGTGACCTGGCAGGACGAATGAATCAACGCTTAGCTGAGGTATGTGAGCAGGTATTTCTTGTCACGGTTGGCATACCCATGGAGCTAAAAAGCAGAGCTTATCGATTGGAATAA
- the cobT gene encoding nicotinate-nucleotide--dimethylbenzimidazole phosphoribosyltransferase — MNKMQAIIDSIKPIHQDVVNQANEHLNQLTKPQGSLGKLEDIARQVAGITGDVMPIFEKKAVIVMAGDHGVCEEGISAYPAEVTPQMVLNFLYGGAAVNVLARHAGAEVVCVDMGVNADLEHPDLVSRKVRKGTRNMAREAALTLDETVLAIQAGVEVVDELVEKGFRLFAMGEMGIGNTTASAAILCALTGLDARVAVGRGTGIDNSKWLHKVSVVNKALDVNGLRVSEDGRSSAEYALDVLTKVGGLEIAGLVGVILGAAKNRCPVVVDGFISSAAALVASRLAPLSASYMLASHLSQEQGHAKLLEAVGLAAMLQMDMRLGEGTGAVLAFNLIDAAGKIMKEMATFESAGVSRG, encoded by the coding sequence ATGAATAAGATGCAAGCGATTATAGATAGCATTAAGCCTATTCATCAAGATGTGGTGAACCAAGCGAATGAGCATTTGAATCAATTGACGAAACCGCAGGGAAGCCTCGGGAAACTGGAAGATATTGCGCGTCAGGTTGCCGGAATTACAGGCGATGTGATGCCGATTTTTGAGAAAAAAGCGGTTATCGTAATGGCCGGAGATCACGGTGTATGTGAAGAAGGGATTAGTGCATACCCGGCGGAAGTAACGCCTCAAATGGTACTTAATTTTCTTTACGGCGGGGCTGCTGTCAACGTACTTGCTAGGCATGCCGGCGCTGAAGTCGTCTGTGTCGATATGGGGGTCAATGCTGACCTAGAGCATCCTGATCTCGTTTCTCGCAAAGTAAGAAAAGGAACGCGAAATATGGCGCGTGAAGCGGCATTAACGTTGGATGAGACTGTGTTGGCGATACAAGCCGGAGTAGAAGTTGTGGACGAGTTGGTGGAAAAGGGCTTTCGTCTCTTTGCTATGGGAGAGATGGGGATTGGCAATACAACGGCCAGCGCCGCGATCCTGTGCGCTTTGACGGGCTTAGATGCCAGAGTGGCTGTTGGCCGAGGAACGGGCATTGATAATAGCAAATGGCTGCATAAAGTGTCTGTTGTGAATAAGGCGCTGGATGTGAATGGACTTCGTGTGAGTGAAGATGGAAGATCAAGCGCAGAGTATGCGCTCGATGTGTTGACGAAGGTCGGCGGATTGGAAATCGCCGGACTTGTTGGCGTGATTCTTGGCGCAGCGAAGAATCGCTGCCCAGTGGTCGTCGACGGCTTCATCTCGTCGGCAGCGGCTCTTGTGGCGAGCCGATTAGCCCCGCTAAGCGCGTCCTACATGCTCGCCTCGCACTTATCGCAGGAGCAGGGGCATGCGAAGCTGCTCGAAGCGGTTGGCCTCGCAGCGATGCTGCAGATGGATATGCGCCTGGGCGAAGGTACAGGCGCGGTGCTTGCCTTTAACTTGATCGATGCCGCAGGCAAGATCATGAAGGAAATGGCGACATTCGAAAGCGCAGGCGTGTCGCGGGGGTAG